The genomic window AGACAGCGACGACCTCGTCGGCGTCCCAGTCGTAGGCGTCGACGCGCCGGGGAAGTTCCGGAAGCGGGACGTTGATCGCGCCGGGAACGTGCCCCAGCGCGAACTGTCGGGGCGAGCGGATGTCGACGACCGTGACCTCCTCGTCGTCGCTCGCGAGCTTCGACTGGACCTCGTCGGGATCGACCTCCCGTACCATCGTTCGTGCTGGATAGCCCACCGAGGGGGAAACGGGTTTCGGAGGGCAGGCGAGGAGGCGCTGGTCGAGCCAGGCAGTCCGGGCGTGCCGGCTCAGGCCTCGGTCGCAGCATCGCGATCCGCCTCGACGCGTTCGAGGTACGTCCTGGTGAAGGAGGGCACGCCGTCGAGGCCGGCGAGTTCCGATGGCGTCAACCAGTGGACGGCATCGACTTCCTCGCCGGCACACGGGCGAGCCCGACCCTCGACGTAGGCCACACGCGTGAGGACGTTGAGACAGGTCGTCCCCTCGTCCGCCGTGAACGTCGAGCTATGGACGTAGCTGGGGGATTCGACGACGACACCGACTTCCTCCTCGACTTCCCGGATC from Salinarchaeum sp. Harcht-Bsk1 includes these protein-coding regions:
- a CDS encoding NUDIX domain-containing protein, producing the protein MDEFAYVVNVDVAVHRDDEYLFIERGADEEHAAGLLGFPGGKLESDPGTADAIEATAIREVEEEVGVVVESPSYVHSSTFTADEGTTCLNVLTRVAYVEGRARPCAGEEVDAVHWLTPSELAGLDGVPSFTRTYLERVEADRDAATEA